The following proteins come from a genomic window of Gimesia chilikensis:
- a CDS encoding efflux RND transporter permease subunit yields MLRALIRFSIREPLIMFCVTAVLVGFGWMSVRDVPIDAIPNIGENQVIILTAWPGRSPKDVEDQVTYPLSVSMLAVPDAESVRGKSLFGYSFVQVTFKDSTDFYWARSRVAEQLGTAAALLPEGVVPTLGPDATGLGQVLYYTLEPPPGMNLAELRSLQDFVVKYELQAVPGVSEVASVGGYVRQYQIEIDPDKLRFHNIPLNQVIDAVRKSNIDVGAKTVESGGMEFIIRGRGFIGAEQSTEKAVGDIEQTVIRSEEGVPIRIRDLGRVQLGPEFRRGAIDLNGVEAVGGVVVMRFGENPRKVIDRVKAKMAQIEPGLKGVNFKLVYDRTGLINETISTLTEALTQEVIITAVVILLFLLHLRASLVVAITLPIAVLMAFIAMNVFGIDANIMSLAGIAIAIGTMVDMGIVISESIYDALAQWETEGRPGGKEQRLRVIYEAASEVAPAVVTAVMTTVVSFFPVFMLTGRDYKLFAPLAWTKTFSITAALIVAITLVPLLSRLFLNSNPRPWRQRLIISVMFALVCGILTWSFGADFLRWLPLSLPVLTLIAVGLAGISCFWLLGERLRPVDENPVARLIHYLYEPTLRFFMRHKYLFFTGPTLIVLLGLGSWIGMPTVLKPLEKGARVLGVEPNEVPGWVEVKHLFPGLATNDWIALDEGSWFYMPTLYPAASFSQAMEVLQTQDALISEIPEVENVLGKIGRIESALDPAPAAMIETYVMLKPVDQWRPGVTTNDIWDQINAVATLPGVTPASPLQPIEGRVVMLQSGIKASMAIRIYGDSLDGLAEASIAVADHLKQIPQVNAATVNPDIVLGKPYVEFDVSRETAARYGMSTAMVNEVIETALGGSNVTRTVEGRERYPIRVRYERNLREQIDELNRLPVVTQSGEIIPLSLLAEMKTTWGPGVINSEDARLVAYVSFSPSGQAGASPSGQAGALETVDTVENSLRTAQQEGSLDLPAGYALQAVGSFQNQIEANQRLMWVVPLVIFTNLFIIYLQFRNLSIALTVFAGIPVAFAGGMIFLGWNQIEINTAVWVGFIALFGIAVDDGVVMATYLDQVFTRKRLNTSEDIRNAAVQAGLKRIRPCLMTTFTTIIALMPVIFSTGRGSDVAKAMAWPVVGGMTVELITLFVVPVLFVAYKEFKMNLGLDDPHWAGVED; encoded by the coding sequence ATGTTGCGTGCCCTGATTCGTTTCAGTATTCGTGAGCCGCTGATCATGTTCTGTGTGACCGCGGTTCTGGTCGGTTTTGGCTGGATGAGCGTCCGGGATGTGCCCATCGATGCGATTCCCAACATCGGTGAGAACCAGGTGATCATCCTCACGGCCTGGCCGGGTCGGTCTCCCAAAGATGTGGAAGACCAGGTGACTTACCCATTGTCGGTGTCGATGCTGGCAGTTCCCGATGCCGAGTCGGTGCGGGGGAAAAGTCTCTTCGGTTACAGCTTCGTGCAGGTCACCTTTAAAGACAGTACCGATTTCTACTGGGCCCGTTCGCGGGTCGCCGAACAACTGGGAACGGCGGCGGCTCTGCTGCCGGAGGGCGTGGTGCCGACTCTGGGGCCGGATGCCACCGGGCTCGGGCAGGTGTTGTATTACACGCTCGAACCACCGCCGGGAATGAACCTGGCGGAGTTGCGGAGCCTGCAGGATTTTGTGGTCAAATACGAATTGCAGGCGGTGCCCGGCGTCAGTGAAGTAGCCAGCGTGGGAGGTTATGTCCGGCAGTATCAGATCGAAATCGATCCGGATAAACTGCGGTTTCACAACATTCCCCTGAATCAGGTGATTGATGCCGTTCGCAAATCGAACATCGATGTGGGTGCGAAGACGGTGGAATCCGGAGGGATGGAATTCATTATCCGGGGCCGTGGTTTTATTGGCGCCGAACAGAGCACCGAGAAGGCGGTCGGTGATATCGAACAGACGGTCATTCGTTCTGAGGAGGGCGTACCTATCCGAATTCGCGATCTGGGCCGCGTACAACTTGGGCCGGAATTTCGCAGAGGGGCCATCGATTTAAATGGCGTCGAAGCAGTGGGGGGCGTCGTCGTGATGCGGTTTGGCGAAAATCCCCGCAAGGTGATCGATCGCGTCAAAGCCAAGATGGCACAGATCGAACCGGGGCTGAAGGGCGTTAATTTCAAACTGGTTTACGATCGTACCGGCCTGATTAACGAAACGATTTCGACATTGACTGAGGCGTTGACACAGGAAGTAATCATCACCGCGGTGGTGATTCTGCTGTTCCTGTTGCATCTGCGGGCCAGCCTGGTGGTGGCGATCACACTCCCCATTGCCGTGTTGATGGCGTTTATCGCGATGAATGTGTTTGGCATTGATGCAAATATCATGTCATTAGCGGGGATCGCGATCGCGATTGGGACGATGGTGGATATGGGGATTGTGATTTCCGAGTCGATCTACGATGCGCTGGCCCAGTGGGAAACGGAAGGGCGTCCCGGGGGGAAGGAGCAGCGACTACGTGTGATTTATGAAGCGGCGTCCGAAGTGGCCCCGGCGGTCGTGACGGCGGTGATGACCACGGTTGTCAGTTTCTTTCCCGTCTTCATGCTGACCGGACGTGATTACAAATTGTTTGCGCCACTGGCCTGGACGAAAACCTTCTCGATTACCGCGGCCCTGATTGTGGCGATCACGCTCGTTCCCCTGTTGAGTCGACTGTTTTTGAATTCGAATCCCAGGCCCTGGAGACAGCGCCTGATTATTTCCGTCATGTTCGCGCTGGTCTGTGGAATTCTGACCTGGTCTTTCGGTGCGGATTTCCTGCGGTGGTTGCCATTGAGTTTACCGGTGCTGACACTGATAGCTGTGGGACTGGCGGGAATCAGCTGTTTCTGGCTGCTGGGCGAACGGTTGCGTCCTGTCGATGAAAACCCGGTTGCGCGGCTGATTCATTATTTATACGAACCCACGCTCCGCTTTTTCATGCGGCACAAGTACCTGTTCTTCACTGGCCCCACACTGATCGTGCTGCTCGGTCTGGGAAGCTGGATTGGTATGCCCACAGTGCTGAAGCCTCTCGAAAAAGGAGCCCGGGTCCTGGGGGTTGAACCCAACGAAGTGCCCGGCTGGGTTGAGGTGAAGCACCTGTTTCCCGGACTGGCAACGAATGACTGGATTGCCCTCGATGAAGGAAGCTGGTTCTATATGCCGACGCTTTATCCTGCAGCCAGCTTTTCCCAGGCGATGGAAGTGCTGCAGACACAGGATGCGTTAATCAGTGAGATTCCCGAGGTTGAAAATGTGCTGGGGAAGATCGGCCGGATTGAGTCGGCCCTCGATCCCGCTCCCGCGGCCATGATTGAAACATATGTCATGCTCAAGCCCGTCGATCAGTGGCGGCCCGGTGTGACTACCAACGATATCTGGGATCAGATCAATGCGGTCGCGACACTGCCCGGCGTGACACCCGCGTCTCCACTACAGCCGATCGAAGGACGCGTGGTGATGTTGCAGAGTGGTATCAAGGCTTCCATGGCAATCCGAATTTACGGCGACAGTCTGGATGGTCTCGCGGAAGCTTCGATCGCCGTGGCCGATCATCTCAAACAGATTCCCCAGGTCAATGCCGCGACCGTGAATCCGGATATTGTGCTCGGGAAACCGTATGTTGAATTTGATGTGAGCCGGGAGACTGCGGCCCGTTACGGGATGTCGACCGCGATGGTGAATGAGGTAATTGAAACGGCACTGGGGGGATCGAACGTAACGCGGACTGTCGAGGGCCGCGAGCGCTATCCGATCCGCGTCCGTTATGAAAGAAACTTGCGGGAACAGATTGACGAACTGAATCGACTGCCCGTGGTCACACAATCGGGAGAGATCATTCCGCTTTCGTTGCTGGCGGAGATGAAAACTACCTGGGGCCCCGGCGTGATTAACAGCGAAGACGCACGACTGGTGGCTTACGTCTCTTTCTCTCCTTCGGGACAGGCAGGGGCCTCTCCTTCGGGACAGGCAGGGGCTCTGGAAACCGTGGATACCGTTGAAAACAGCCTGCGGACTGCGCAACAGGAAGGTTCCCTGGATCTGCCGGCAGGTTACGCACTGCAGGCGGTCGGATCGTTTCAGAACCAGATTGAAGCCAACCAGCGGCTGATGTGGGTGGTGCCCCTGGTGATCTTCACCAACCTGTTTATTATCTATCTGCAGTTCCGCAATCTGTCGATCGCGCTGACCGTGTTTGCCGGGATACCGGTCGCGTTTGCCGGCGGTATGATCTTCCTGGGCTGGAACCAGATTGAGATTAACACGGCGGTCTGGGTTGGCTTTATTGCCCTGTTTGGTATCGCCGTTGATGATGGCGTGGTGATGGCAACGTATCTCGATCAGGTATTCACCCGGAAGCGACTTAACACCAGCGAGGATATTCGCAATGCGGCAGTGCAGGCAGGGCTCAAGCGGATTCGCCCCTGTCTGATGACAACGTTTACCACGATTATCGCGCTGATGCCCGTGATCTTTTCGACCGGTCGCGGTTCCGATGTGGCCAAGGCGATGGCCTGGCCGGTGGTCGGCGGGATGACTGTCGAACTGATTACGCTGTTCGTGGTGCCCGTGCTGTTTGTGGCTTACAAGGAATTCAAGATGAACCTGGGACTCGATGATCCTCACTGGGCAGGCGTGGAAGATTAG
- a CDS encoding efflux RND transporter periplasmic adaptor subunit, with translation MTSSSTNDQPQNSPDTKPHPEGKSARWWLRKLLPTALFLAVGLLLIVLVGLAQRVGWIQSGTSTTASTSDGGKETTYTCPMHPQIRQPKPGRCPICGMELVPAAKKGANIDELAVTIEPAQRRLANIQTAEVKTQAVNSTIETIGSIEIDESRQATIAAYIDGRIEKLFADYTGIEVDKGDHLAIVYSPELYAAQVELLEARKALKKMSSAALGVVREAQEKLVENSRQKLVELGMTEEQIQQLLASGKAESRLTIYAPMGGTVTEKLAEEGKYIKAGEPIYRIANLTTVWLMLELYPEDAARIRFGQQVDAELQSLPGKTLKGRVVFIDPTVNPQRRTVGVRVEFSNEHGQLRPGDYAKAQITVPIGPQGAVYDAELAGKWISPMHPQVIRDQPGDCPICGMKLVPTSRFGYSQEPVKQKEALTVPRSAVLMAGDHSVVYVETKPGRFELRNVTLGPMLGDTAVILDGVKPGEQVATSGNFLIDSQMQLSGKPSLIDPTKYQPDKKSKEKKGPLKFDSIQIEKLAGGTGTQLEKLYAAYFKIQKQFAGDQPVKESEATTLQKLAAQLAQDANLSPTVRQELQQIAENAAHLHHLSLKEARLKFKPISHAVVKLATQVRGATAKEAYQHFYCPMVPEGGGDWLQPDLKLVNPYFGSQMLRCGELVETFAPTGKGEKKTELPPAGEAKPEKQPTSDQGGK, from the coding sequence ATGACTTCATCTTCAACTAATGATCAACCACAGAACTCACCAGACACAAAACCGCATCCCGAAGGCAAATCTGCCCGCTGGTGGTTGAGGAAACTGCTGCCGACCGCCCTGTTCCTGGCGGTGGGACTGTTACTGATTGTACTGGTGGGCCTGGCACAGAGAGTCGGCTGGATCCAGTCGGGCACATCGACCACTGCGTCGACCAGCGACGGGGGTAAGGAAACGACATACACCTGTCCCATGCATCCCCAGATCCGCCAGCCCAAACCGGGACGCTGTCCCATTTGTGGGATGGAACTGGTGCCGGCGGCGAAGAAGGGGGCCAACATTGATGAGTTGGCTGTGACGATTGAACCGGCGCAGCGTCGCCTGGCCAATATACAGACGGCGGAAGTGAAGACGCAGGCAGTCAACTCGACGATTGAAACCATCGGTTCGATTGAAATCGATGAGAGCCGGCAAGCGACCATCGCCGCTTATATTGATGGACGGATCGAAAAACTGTTCGCCGATTATACCGGCATCGAAGTAGACAAGGGGGACCACCTGGCGATTGTCTACAGTCCTGAATTGTATGCTGCCCAGGTAGAATTGCTGGAAGCCCGCAAAGCGCTCAAGAAAATGAGTTCCGCAGCTTTGGGTGTGGTTCGCGAAGCACAGGAAAAACTGGTCGAGAATTCCAGGCAGAAACTGGTGGAACTGGGGATGACAGAGGAGCAGATTCAGCAGCTGCTCGCTTCCGGTAAGGCTGAGTCGCGACTGACGATTTATGCCCCGATGGGAGGGACCGTCACGGAAAAACTGGCCGAAGAAGGGAAGTACATCAAAGCCGGGGAGCCCATTTACCGGATCGCCAATCTTACGACGGTCTGGCTGATGCTGGAACTCTATCCGGAAGATGCCGCCCGCATCCGCTTTGGTCAGCAGGTCGATGCCGAACTGCAGTCGTTACCCGGTAAAACCCTGAAGGGACGGGTCGTATTTATCGATCCAACAGTGAATCCCCAGCGACGAACTGTTGGTGTGCGGGTGGAATTCAGTAACGAGCATGGACAACTCCGGCCCGGCGACTATGCCAAGGCACAGATTACGGTTCCCATCGGTCCGCAGGGAGCCGTTTACGATGCGGAGCTGGCAGGGAAGTGGATCAGTCCGATGCACCCCCAGGTCATCCGGGATCAGCCAGGAGACTGCCCCATCTGTGGGATGAAGCTGGTACCCACTTCGCGGTTTGGTTACAGCCAGGAGCCTGTTAAGCAGAAAGAGGCACTGACCGTGCCCCGGTCTGCGGTGCTGATGGCCGGCGATCACAGTGTCGTGTATGTCGAAACAAAACCGGGTCGATTTGAACTCCGAAATGTCACACTCGGCCCGATGCTGGGTGATACTGCAGTGATTCTGGACGGCGTCAAACCGGGAGAACAGGTCGCTACGTCGGGTAATTTCCTGATCGATTCCCAGATGCAGCTTTCGGGGAAGCCGAGCCTGATTGATCCAACAAAATATCAGCCGGATAAAAAATCAAAAGAGAAAAAAGGACCCTTGAAGTTTGATTCGATTCAGATTGAAAAGCTCGCAGGGGGGACCGGTACGCAATTAGAAAAACTGTACGCGGCTTACTTCAAGATTCAGAAACAGTTTGCCGGTGATCAACCCGTAAAAGAATCGGAGGCGACCACCTTACAGAAACTGGCTGCTCAACTGGCCCAGGATGCTAATCTCAGTCCAACTGTCAGACAGGAACTGCAACAGATCGCTGAGAACGCGGCGCATCTGCATCATCTTTCGCTGAAAGAGGCACGCCTGAAATTCAAACCGATCAGCCATGCGGTGGTGAAACTGGCGACACAGGTACGAGGTGCGACAGCGAAAGAGGCGTATCAGCACTTCTACTGTCCCATGGTTCCCGAGGGGGGCGGGGACTGGTTGCAGCCGGACCTGAAACTCGTGAATCCCTATTTCGGCAGCCAGATGTTGCGCTGTGGAGAACTGGTGGAGACATTCGCCCCAACCGGGAAAGGGGAGAAAAAAACGGAGCTGCCCCCTGCAGGAGAAGCGAAACCGGAAAAGCAACCGACTTCAGATCAGGGGGGGAAATAA
- a CDS encoding TolC family protein has translation MKEHPSGRARGLGLALSAALITGCASQSTNLQTASTTASVDLKPTPVAETTGVEEPVMESEILQTGGIKSAPEELTDGTHSDVVVNHPAISQPLSELEMLAVEQNPKLVKLYQEYNAASSRSRYVNKLPDPKLGANVFGAPLQTASGSQRAVMSMSQAIPWLGKLNAMEQQACFEAFAVRADYLSERLRVIAAVRTGWYRLYVIDQQIETAEANQQLLQSLIDVANAQISTGSATQGDVLLGTLELSKLEERLLTYRKLRVAIQAEVNRLIARDADTSILTPQELKIDLPTLSSQQIFQQARDSQPEIQAAQLRTQATRWGIEVAHLSRRPELTLSANYFFTDNNRPPSNLYKVGQDPWSLGAQVSIPLWKEKYDALEDEATWKHLASTYSESDLLDRYDALITELLAEARRAEETAQLYRDTILPQAQQTLRADQESYSRGAVEFDRVIRDYRNLLTLELGYHQAIGELAIALTQLSRVSGQDVPLHSPAPPALPEPE, from the coding sequence ATGAAGGAACATCCCTCTGGCAGAGCGCGCGGACTGGGGCTGGCACTCTCAGCTGCACTCATCACTGGCTGTGCCTCGCAGTCAACCAACTTGCAGACCGCTTCGACCACAGCTTCTGTGGATTTAAAGCCAACTCCCGTTGCCGAGACAACGGGCGTTGAAGAACCGGTGATGGAATCAGAGATTCTCCAGACCGGGGGTATTAAATCTGCTCCGGAGGAATTGACTGACGGTACCCATTCTGATGTGGTTGTAAATCACCCGGCGATCTCCCAGCCACTGAGTGAACTGGAGATGCTGGCGGTGGAACAGAACCCCAAACTGGTCAAGCTTTACCAGGAGTACAACGCTGCATCTTCCCGTTCCCGTTACGTCAATAAGTTGCCTGACCCGAAACTGGGGGCGAATGTTTTCGGGGCTCCGCTGCAGACGGCTTCCGGTTCTCAGCGGGCGGTGATGAGCATGAGCCAGGCGATTCCCTGGCTGGGTAAACTGAATGCGATGGAGCAGCAGGCCTGCTTTGAAGCGTTTGCGGTCCGGGCTGACTATCTCTCGGAACGACTGCGGGTCATCGCTGCAGTGCGGACGGGCTGGTATCGGCTGTATGTCATTGACCAGCAGATTGAAACCGCAGAAGCCAACCAGCAATTGCTGCAGTCTCTGATCGATGTGGCGAATGCCCAGATTTCAACCGGAAGTGCCACCCAGGGGGACGTTCTGCTGGGAACACTGGAACTCAGCAAGCTGGAAGAGCGACTTTTGACCTACCGCAAGTTGCGGGTTGCGATTCAGGCAGAAGTGAATCGGCTCATCGCCCGTGATGCGGATACGTCAATTTTGACACCCCAGGAACTGAAGATCGATCTTCCGACTCTGTCTTCACAGCAGATCTTTCAGCAGGCCCGGGACTCTCAACCGGAGATCCAGGCGGCTCAACTCCGGACGCAGGCCACTCGTTGGGGGATCGAAGTCGCTCATTTGAGCCGTCGTCCGGAACTGACACTTTCGGCGAACTATTTCTTCACGGACAACAACCGGCCCCCTTCGAATCTGTATAAGGTAGGACAGGATCCCTGGTCGCTGGGAGCCCAAGTCAGTATTCCACTCTGGAAAGAGAAATACGACGCGCTGGAAGATGAGGCGACGTGGAAACATCTGGCCTCCACGTATTCAGAAAGTGACCTGCTGGACCGCTACGATGCGTTGATCACCGAACTGCTGGCCGAGGCCCGTCGGGCGGAAGAGACGGCGCAACTCTATCGAGATACGATTCTGCCCCAGGCACAGCAGACGTTGCGGGCCGACCAGGAGTCCTATTCCCGCGGGGCTGTGGAGTTTGACCGCGTGATTCGCGATTATCGCAATCTACTGACCCTTGAGCTGGGATATCATCAGGCCATTGGCGAACTGGCGATCGCCCTGACACAACTCAGTCGCGTTTCGGGACAGGATGTGCCTCTGCATTCTCCGGCACCACCAGCGCTACCGGAACCAGAGTAA
- the thrS gene encoding threonine--tRNA ligase, whose translation MIQIKLPDGSVKEFPENSSALDVAQSIGERLANAVVAAEVDGTICDAFRPLKDISDSNEISLRLLTERDAEALGVMRHSCAHIMARAVMRLWPDIQLAFGPTLPHGFYYDFGLEHTISEDDFPKIEEEMKKIIKEEEPFERFSLDREEAISFVNEMHQSSKAEHIATGLADHPQLSFYRQGEFVDLCRGPHIPDAGKVKAFKLLSIAGSYWKGDAGNKPLQRLYGTAWFSKKDMKKYLEQVEEAKRRDHRVLGKKLGLFQINPEVGQGLCLWLPKGATIRAVLEDFIKVELTRLGYQPVYSPHIGRVELYETSGHFPYYRDSQFAPLFGHDAGQLVDFWVRKLEEDDLSAEQEETLFQSSRVMNCDFEFPPGASREEKLKILKDWEHKHERFLLKPMNCPHHAKMYQAMPRSYRDLPVRLAEFGTVYRHEQTGELNGMLRVRGLTQDDAHIFCTPEQVEDEFRATLELVKFVLASVGLDNFRVQLSLRDPKSDKYVGSEENWQHAEDSLRKVLADSGMSYTECEGEAAFYGPKADFMVSDCIGREWQLGTVQLDYNLPERFQLEYTGSDNHPHRPVMIHRAPFGSMERFTGMLIEHFAGAFPLWLAPEQIRVLPVSDKTLDYANEVAAQLRQNGFRISVDTRSSKVNAKIRDAQLELIPYMFIVGPKEAEQTAVAVRDRIDGDLGPIPLADAIAKLKEEVEERRVRQVAENTFEALEGQTEQANEY comes from the coding sequence ATGATTCAGATCAAGTTACCCGATGGAAGTGTAAAGGAATTTCCCGAAAACAGTTCAGCACTCGATGTCGCCCAGTCAATTGGGGAGCGGCTGGCCAATGCGGTCGTCGCCGCGGAAGTGGACGGAACCATTTGTGATGCGTTCCGCCCTCTGAAGGACATCTCTGACTCCAATGAAATCTCACTCCGCCTGCTCACCGAGCGGGACGCCGAAGCACTCGGCGTGATGCGACACTCCTGTGCCCACATCATGGCACGGGCGGTGATGCGGCTCTGGCCCGATATCCAGTTGGCCTTCGGTCCCACTCTGCCACACGGCTTTTACTACGATTTTGGCCTGGAACACACCATCAGCGAAGATGACTTCCCCAAAATCGAAGAAGAGATGAAGAAGATCATCAAGGAAGAAGAGCCCTTTGAACGCTTCTCGCTCGACCGGGAAGAAGCCATCTCCTTCGTGAATGAGATGCACCAGTCATCCAAAGCCGAGCATATCGCCACCGGTCTGGCCGATCATCCGCAGCTCAGCTTCTATCGCCAGGGTGAATTTGTCGATCTCTGTCGCGGTCCGCACATTCCCGATGCGGGGAAAGTCAAAGCCTTCAAGCTGCTCTCGATCGCGGGTTCCTACTGGAAGGGAGACGCCGGCAATAAACCGCTGCAGCGTCTGTACGGCACTGCCTGGTTCAGCAAGAAGGACATGAAAAAATACCTGGAACAGGTGGAAGAAGCCAAACGCCGCGACCACCGTGTGCTGGGGAAAAAGCTGGGCCTGTTCCAGATCAATCCCGAAGTCGGCCAGGGACTCTGCCTCTGGCTGCCCAAAGGGGCGACCATCCGTGCGGTCCTCGAAGATTTCATCAAGGTGGAACTGACCCGCCTGGGTTATCAGCCCGTCTACTCGCCGCACATCGGTCGTGTGGAACTCTACGAAACCAGTGGGCACTTCCCCTATTACCGCGATTCCCAGTTCGCTCCGCTGTTCGGCCACGACGCCGGCCAGCTCGTCGACTTCTGGGTGCGTAAACTGGAAGAAGACGACCTTTCCGCTGAGCAGGAAGAGACTCTGTTCCAGTCCTCGCGGGTCATGAACTGCGACTTCGAATTTCCCCCTGGTGCAAGCCGGGAAGAGAAACTCAAAATTCTCAAGGACTGGGAACACAAGCATGAGCGGTTCCTGCTCAAGCCGATGAACTGTCCGCACCATGCAAAGATGTATCAGGCAATGCCGCGCAGCTATCGCGATCTACCCGTCCGTCTGGCGGAATTCGGAACCGTGTACCGTCATGAACAGACCGGGGAACTCAACGGGATGCTTCGTGTACGGGGTCTGACCCAGGACGACGCCCACATCTTCTGCACCCCCGAGCAGGTTGAAGACGAATTCCGGGCCACACTGGAACTGGTAAAATTCGTGCTGGCCTCGGTCGGTCTGGACAACTTCCGTGTACAGCTCTCGCTGCGTGACCCGAAGAGCGATAAGTACGTGGGCAGCGAAGAGAACTGGCAACACGCCGAAGACAGTCTGCGGAAGGTACTCGCCGATTCCGGCATGTCCTACACCGAATGCGAAGGGGAAGCCGCGTTCTATGGTCCCAAGGCCGACTTTATGGTCTCGGACTGCATCGGACGTGAATGGCAGCTGGGAACCGTACAGCTGGACTACAACCTGCCTGAGCGATTCCAGCTGGAATATACCGGCTCGGATAACCATCCGCATCGTCCCGTGATGATTCACCGGGCCCCGTTCGGCTCAATGGAACGTTTTACCGGGATGCTGATCGAGCATTTCGCCGGTGCATTCCCGCTCTGGCTGGCTCCGGAACAGATTCGAGTCCTGCCCGTCAGCGACAAGACACTGGACTACGCCAACGAAGTCGCTGCTCAACTGCGACAGAACGGCTTCCGGATTTCGGTCGATACCCGCAGCTCCAAGGTCAACGCGAAGATCCGCGATGCCCAGCTGGAACTGATTCCTTACATGTTCATCGTTGGTCCCAAAGAGGCCGAACAGACAGCTGTCGCTGTCCGCGACCGCATCGACGGTGACCTGGGTCCGATACCTTTAGCAGACGCGATTGCCAAGCTGAAGGAAGAGGTCGAAGAACGCCGCGTCCGTCAGGTTGCGGAAAATACGTTCGAAGCCCTGGAAGGTCAGACCGAACAGGCTAATGAGTATTAA
- a CDS encoding aspartate aminotransferase family protein: MSQAVGQQIEADFFAKFPTSAQDYKKACELFPSGVTHDGRYMKPFPIYVDRAQGAHKYDVDGNDIIDYWSGHGALILGHSHPAMVEAVQAQVAKGTHFGACHELELEWGELVRQLVPSCEMLRFTSSGTEATMMALRVSRIATGKTKVIKFAGHFHGWHDLLTQASEPPHDDKSYSMPGVTNGVSDELVIIRPNDLELVERTIDEHDPACIIVEATGSRWGVVPLEDGFLQGLRQLTADKGVLLIMDEVISGFRVAPGGMQEVCGIVPDLTSLAKIVAGGLPGGCLAGRADLMQAIAFDNPFGQKMKHPGTYNANPLSAAAGIAVLKEVATGEPCRQANESAAKLRRGMNEVLTRKNVNWAVYGQFSIIKVFPGYDGPRPEDDSFVPYDNDFDKLDRKHDARLGHAFRCALLLNGVDWFGWGAMTTASHTDEDIDFTVNAFERAIDALRNDGLID, encoded by the coding sequence ATGAGCCAGGCCGTGGGACAGCAGATTGAAGCTGACTTTTTTGCGAAATTTCCAACCTCTGCACAAGATTACAAGAAAGCATGTGAACTCTTCCCCAGCGGAGTCACCCACGACGGACGGTATATGAAACCGTTCCCGATCTACGTGGACCGCGCTCAGGGTGCCCACAAATACGATGTCGATGGGAACGACATCATCGATTATTGGAGCGGCCACGGTGCGTTGATCCTGGGACACAGCCACCCGGCGATGGTCGAAGCGGTGCAGGCACAGGTCGCGAAAGGAACCCATTTCGGAGCCTGTCACGAACTCGAACTCGAATGGGGCGAACTGGTCCGCCAACTGGTCCCTTCCTGTGAAATGCTCCGCTTTACCAGCAGCGGTACTGAAGCGACCATGATGGCCCTGCGTGTCTCACGGATCGCCACCGGTAAGACCAAAGTCATCAAGTTCGCCGGCCACTTCCACGGCTGGCATGATCTGCTCACCCAGGCCTCAGAGCCTCCCCACGATGACAAAAGCTACTCGATGCCCGGCGTCACAAATGGGGTCTCCGACGAACTGGTCATCATTCGTCCCAATGATCTGGAACTGGTTGAACGTACGATCGACGAACATGACCCGGCCTGTATCATTGTGGAAGCGACCGGCAGCCGCTGGGGTGTGGTTCCCCTGGAAGACGGATTCCTGCAGGGACTTCGCCAGCTGACCGCAGATAAAGGCGTACTGCTGATCATGGATGAAGTCATCAGTGGTTTCCGTGTGGCCCCCGGGGGTATGCAGGAAGTCTGTGGCATTGTACCGGACCTGACTTCACTCGCGAAAATCGTTGCCGGTGGTCTGCCGGGAGGTTGTCTGGCAGGACGGGCCGACCTGATGCAGGCGATTGCCTTCGACAACCCCTTCGGCCAGAAAATGAAACACCCCGGCACCTATAATGCCAACCCGCTCTCCGCCGCCGCCGGGATCGCCGTCCTGAAAGAAGTTGCCACCGGTGAACCCTGTCGCCAGGCGAATGAAAGTGCAGCGAAGTTGCGCAGGGGTATGAACGAAGTCCTCACCCGCAAGAATGTGAACTGGGCTGTCTACGGCCAGTTCTCAATCATCAAAGTCTTCCCCGGCTACGACGGCCCGCGGCCGGAAGACGATTCGTTCGTTCCGTATGACAATGACTTTGATAAGCTGGACCGAAAGCATGATGCCCGACTGGGGCACGCGTTCCGTTGTGCTCTGCTGCTGAACGGCGTGGACTGGTTCGGCTGGGGAGCGATGACAACCGCTTCGCATACTGACGAAGACATCGATTTCACAGTCAATGCATTTGAACGTGCTATTGACGCATTGCGGAATGACGGTTTGATCGATTGA